One window of Suricata suricatta isolate VVHF042 chromosome 6, meerkat_22Aug2017_6uvM2_HiC, whole genome shotgun sequence genomic DNA carries:
- the CPLX2 gene encoding complexin-2, giving the protein MDFVMKQALGGATKDMGKMLGGEEEKDPDAQKKEEERQEALRQQEEERKAKHARMEAEREKVRQQIRDKYGLKKKEEKEAEEKAALEQPCEGSLTRPKKAIPAGCGDEEEEEEESILDTVLKYLPGPLQDMFKK; this is encoded by the exons ATGGACTTCGTCATGAAGCAGGCCCTTGGAG GGGCCACCAAGGATATGGGGAAGAtgctggggggagaggaggaaaaggaccCAGACGcgcagaagaaggaggaggagcgaCAGGAGGCGCTGCGGCAGCAAGAGGAGGAGCGTAAGGCCAAGCATGCGCGCATGGAGGCTGAGCGTGAGAAGGTCCGGCAGCAGATCCGAGATAAG tACGGgctgaagaagaaggaagagaaggaggcagaggagaaggcAGCCCTGGAACAGCCCTGCGAAGGGAGCCTGACCCGGCCCAAGAAGGCTATCCCTGCAGGCTGCGGGGacgaggaggaagaagaggaggagagcatCCTGGACACGGTGCTCAAATATCTCCCTGGGCCACTGCAGGACATGTTCAAGAAGTAA